The Geminocystis sp. NIES-3708 genomic sequence GCAATTTCTTTCCTTTTAGCCGCACCAGCAGTAAATCCAATTGTCTTATGGTCAACTTATGTCGCTTTTCGAGGACAACCTCATATTGTTTGGTTAAGAATTACTTTTTCACTCATTATTGCTATTACTATTGGTTGTATTTTTAGTTTTCAATCTGATCCTCGTCCTCTATTAAAACCAATACTGGCAAAACGTTTAACGGTTTTAATGAATATAAATGAAGCGGAAAAATCATGTCCTAAACAGACAAAAGTAAAAGAATATAGTTTGTTGCAGTCAGGAAGTTTTATTCTAGGGGAGGAAGGTAAAACAATCAAGATGGATGAAAATTTATTGACAACTAAGAATACCAATAATATCAAAATTTCAGGGTGGCAAAAATGGGATTTATTTATTAATAACGTACAAATTGAGTTAAGAGAATTAGGCGGTATTTTAATTTTAGGTAGTGCTATTGCCGCATCTATCCAAGTTTTTGTTCCCAGAGAAATTATTTTAAATTTAGGACAAGATACTATCACTTCTATTGTAGCAATGATGATTTTAGCTGCGGTAGTTTCTATTTGTTCAACAGTAGATTCTTTTTTTGTGTTGTCTTTTGCTTCAACTTTTACGACAGGATCTTTAGTTGCTTTTTTAGTTTTTGGACCTATGATTGATATTAAAGGAATTGGTTTAATGTTATCTATTTTTAAGCCAAAAATGATTATTTATCTAACGGCAATCGCAGCTCAATTAACTTTTATTTTTACTCTATCCTATAGTTATCTATTTTAAATCTAAAAATAATCAAAGCAAATGAAAAATATTAAAAGGAAAGAATTAATATTTAATATCTTAAATATATTTGCAATTTTTTTATGGGCATTATTATTGTTTAAATATTGGTTTACTGGAGAATTAAATTTATTAATTCATCCTAATTATTTTATATTAGTATTGGTAAGTAGTATTATTTTATTCTTATTATCCATCGCTAATATTATTCAATTAATTATTTATAATCAACGAAATTATAATCGAAACAATTCTGCAAATAATCAATACTCTAAATTATTACCAAAAGGATGGGCTAGTAGTTTATTAAGTTTTGTCGCAATATTAGGCTTAATAACTAAACCTATGGTATTAAGTAGTCAAACAGCGATGCAAAGAGGAGTAATAGATTCTTTACCACCGACTACGTTAGAAACTCAATCTTTTCTCACTCAAACATCTCCCGAAAAACGTTCTCTCATAGAATGGGTGAGAACTTTAAATGCTTATCCCGAACCTGATACCTATACAGGGCAACCAGCTAATATTACAGGTTTTGTTGTCCATTTCGATCATTTACCTGATAATTATATCTACTTATCCCGTTTTGTTCTTACCTGTTGTGCCGTAGATGCTTATCCTGTCGGTATTCTTGTGGAATTACCAAAATCCAGAAACAATTTTCCTGTTGATAGTTGGTTAGAAATACAAGG encodes the following:
- a CDS encoding permease, coding for MTQIYSAFTLFTSLLVEAMPFLLIGVLLSSSLIFFMDENTLITKLPKNPFFGAIIGSIFGFFFPVCECGNVPVARQFLLKGLPTSVAISFLLAAPAVNPIVLWSTYVAFRGQPHIVWLRITFSLIIAITIGCIFSFQSDPRPLLKPILAKRLTVLMNINEAEKSCPKQTKVKEYSLLQSGSFILGEEGKTIKMDENLLTTKNTNNIKISGWQKWDLFINNVQIELRELGGILILGSAIAASIQVFVPREIILNLGQDTITSIVAMMILAAVVSICSTVDSFFVLSFASTFTTGSLVAFLVFGPMIDIKGIGLMLSIFKPKMIIYLTAIAAQLTFIFTLSYSYLF
- a CDS encoding TIGR03943 family putative permease subunit, whose product is MKNIKRKELIFNILNIFAIFLWALLLFKYWFTGELNLLIHPNYFILVLVSSIILFLLSIANIIQLIIYNQRNYNRNNSANNQYSKLLPKGWASSLLSFVAILGLITKPMVLSSQTAMQRGVIDSLPPTTLETQSFLTQTSPEKRSLIEWVRTLNAYPEPDTYTGQPANITGFVVHFDHLPDNYIYLSRFVLTCCAVDAYPVGILVELPKSRNNFPVDSWLEIQGIMKTEILPRLDSFPSIETKDKRQLVLKAKEVKVIPTPKNPYDY